A region of Brevundimonas sp. NIBR10 DNA encodes the following proteins:
- a CDS encoding PadR family transcriptional regulator, whose translation MPETIEIQLKKGVLGLCVLALLSRSDSYAYEIASRLSDAIDMGEGTIYPLMRRMQSEGLVETYLVESSAGPSRKYYRLSEAGRAALAVQTTDWKTFTDAVDAVLNAPSPAPETTPITEVAQ comes from the coding sequence GTGCCTGAAACCATAGAGATACAGTTGAAGAAGGGGGTGCTGGGACTCTGCGTCCTGGCCCTGCTGTCGCGCTCCGACAGCTATGCCTACGAGATCGCCAGCCGGCTGTCGGACGCGATCGACATGGGCGAGGGGACCATCTACCCCCTGATGCGGCGGATGCAGTCCGAAGGCCTGGTCGAGACCTATCTGGTCGAATCCAGCGCCGGCCCGTCGCGCAAATACTATCGTCTGTCCGAGGCGGGACGTGCGGCGCTTGCCGTCCAGACCACCGACTGGAAGACCTTCACCGATGCGGTCGACGCGGTCCTCAACGCCCCCTCGCCCGCTCCCGAAACCACCCCAATCACGGAAGTCGCCCAATGA
- a CDS encoding DUF1700 domain-containing protein, which translates to MTRAEFMSRLKAGLVGLPTTAAADILNDYHAHFDDGRDAGRSEAEVAAALGDPDRLARELKAEAGVQRWRQEQTPSAAAGAVFAVLGLGAIDILILLPLLMGVIGTLFGFFVAVIAVFVAGGVVMVTGPFAGFPGGGVAAFLAGLGLMAGSVAVGALLSVATIWLVNGLVWFARLHYRLLKPALGDQTAAQGDRA; encoded by the coding sequence ATGACGCGCGCCGAATTCATGTCCCGCCTCAAGGCCGGTCTCGTCGGCCTGCCGACCACGGCCGCCGCGGACATCCTCAACGACTACCACGCCCATTTCGACGACGGCCGCGACGCCGGGCGTTCGGAAGCCGAGGTGGCTGCCGCGCTCGGTGATCCCGACCGGCTGGCGCGCGAGCTCAAGGCCGAGGCCGGCGTCCAGCGCTGGCGTCAGGAACAGACCCCGTCGGCCGCGGCCGGCGCCGTCTTCGCCGTCCTGGGCCTGGGTGCTATCGACATCCTGATCTTGCTGCCCCTGCTGATGGGCGTGATCGGGACCCTGTTCGGCTTCTTCGTCGCCGTCATCGCCGTCTTCGTCGCCGGCGGTGTGGTCATGGTCACCGGACCGTTCGCAGGCTTCCCCGGCGGAGGCGTCGCCGCCTTCCTGGCGGGCCTGGGTCTCATGGCCGGATCGGTCGCCGTCGGCGCCCTGCTGTCGGTCGCCACCATCTGGCTGGTCAACGGCCTCGTCTGGTTCGCCCGCCTTCACTACCGCCTGCTCAAGCCCGCCCTGGGCGATCAAACCGCCGCGCAAGGAGACCGCGCATGA
- a CDS encoding DUF2807 domain-containing protein produces the protein MTRTLLIIAGAAFVLALATLGGAAAIGGRDLAANGWEWTFPGHGDGGDETIRFERVGRDNGPPITRTLAWTGGSTLAVDLSADVTYVQGDQAGIVVTGPKSLADRVRLDGNRLTMSDTDDETHVVFGWSNDDRLSIVVTAPSVTTFDLMGSLDLDIRDYDQDTLDIDLSGSGEVTASGKTRALSVDINGSGEADLGALQTVDATVDISGSGDATVAPTGRADLSISGSGDIDLTTRPTTLNQTITGSGDISQR, from the coding sequence ATGACCCGCACTCTTCTGATCATCGCCGGGGCCGCCTTCGTGCTGGCCCTGGCCACCCTGGGCGGTGCCGCCGCCATCGGCGGACGCGACCTGGCCGCCAACGGCTGGGAATGGACCTTCCCCGGCCACGGCGACGGCGGCGACGAGACCATCCGCTTCGAGCGCGTCGGCCGCGACAATGGCCCGCCGATCACCCGCACCCTGGCCTGGACCGGCGGCTCGACCCTGGCCGTCGACCTGTCGGCCGATGTCACCTACGTCCAGGGCGATCAGGCCGGAATCGTCGTGACAGGCCCCAAGAGCCTCGCCGACCGCGTCCGCCTGGACGGTAACCGCCTGACCATGTCGGACACCGACGATGAAACCCATGTCGTCTTCGGCTGGTCCAACGACGATCGCCTCAGCATCGTCGTCACCGCGCCTTCGGTGACCACCTTCGACCTGATGGGATCGCTCGACCTCGACATCCGCGACTATGATCAGGACACCCTGGACATCGACCTGTCGGGTTCGGGCGAGGTGACCGCGTCCGGCAAGACCCGCGCGCTCAGCGTGGACATCAACGGCTCGGGCGAGGCGGACCTCGGCGCGCTTCAGACCGTCGACGCCACGGTCGACATCTCCGGCTCCGGCGACGCCACCGTCGCCCCCACCGGCCGCGCCGACCTCAGCATCTCGGGTTCGGGTGACATCGACCTGACCACCCGTCCGACGACCCTGAACCAGACCATCACCGGCTCCGGCGACATCAGCCAGAGGTAG
- a CDS encoding hydroxymethylglutaryl-CoA lyase translates to MNPRPIQIVEVGPRDGLQNEKAILEPAVRVELVRRLEAAGAKRIEAVSFVHPKYVPQMAGAEEVMAALPKTPGRSRIGLVLNGKGYDRALGTAVDEVNVSLSASDGFGLKNAGLSVAGQVEMLAGIVAGRANSGGDRDATPSLSATISCVWGCPFDGEVSVEQVADLVGRIGELGVDEIALADTIGVADPWAVTRVVEAARKAARDTPLRLHFHDTRNTGLANAYAGVEAGIDVLDASVGGIGGCPFAPGATGNVATEDLVYMLERAGYSTGYDLDALIETARWIGDKIGRPAPSALSRAGGWPKA, encoded by the coding sequence GTGAATCCGCGTCCGATACAGATCGTCGAGGTCGGGCCACGCGACGGCTTGCAGAACGAGAAGGCGATCCTCGAACCCGCCGTCCGGGTCGAACTGGTCCGGCGGCTGGAGGCGGCGGGAGCCAAACGGATCGAGGCGGTCAGCTTCGTCCATCCGAAATACGTGCCCCAGATGGCCGGGGCCGAGGAGGTCATGGCCGCCCTGCCGAAGACGCCGGGGCGCAGCCGGATCGGCCTGGTTCTGAACGGCAAGGGCTATGATCGGGCCCTGGGCACGGCGGTGGACGAGGTCAATGTGTCGCTCAGCGCCAGCGACGGCTTCGGGCTCAAGAATGCGGGCCTGTCTGTGGCCGGGCAGGTCGAGATGCTGGCGGGGATCGTCGCCGGACGAGCCAATTCGGGTGGTGATCGCGATGCGACGCCGTCCCTGTCGGCGACGATCAGCTGCGTCTGGGGCTGTCCGTTCGACGGCGAGGTCTCGGTCGAACAGGTCGCCGATCTGGTCGGCCGGATCGGCGAGCTGGGGGTGGACGAGATCGCCCTGGCCGACACGATCGGTGTCGCCGATCCCTGGGCCGTGACCCGCGTCGTCGAAGCGGCCCGCAAGGCAGCGCGCGACACGCCCTTGAGGCTGCATTTCCACGACACGAGAAACACCGGCCTGGCTAATGCCTATGCGGGGGTCGAGGCCGGGATCGACGTTCTGGACGCCTCCGTCGGCGGCATCGGCGGCTGTCCGTTTGCACCCGGGGCGACCGGCAATGTGGCGACCGAGGACCTGGTCTATATGCTGGAGCGGGCGGGGTATTCGACGGGTTACGATCTGGATGCGCTGATCGAGACCGCCCGCTGGATCGGCGACAAGATCGGCCGCCCGGCACCGAGTGCTCTCAGCCGGGCAGGGGGTTGGCCCAAGGCCTGA
- the coxB gene encoding cytochrome c oxidase subunit II produces the protein MAAVTYGLMATDATAKALMGQPTPGGIALQPAASQLKHDAHFFHDVILMPIIVFICLLVLALIVWIAIRYNKKANPVPARWSHNTTIEIIWTVAPVLILVFISLFSFRLLFAYHDMPTPDLTVKATGNQWNWAYEYPDQGVPEYISNMLPEAEARARNVPYRLAADEPIVVPVGKVVRVLVTGADVIHAFALPAFGLKTDAVPGRVNETWFRAERTGVFYGQCSELCGVDHAFMPIEIRVVTEAEFAAWVVSKGGSMTPKTAAEAPGGTAAQVAAGTSDAPVTTTADAATSIPTAQTATTPTAPAAAPAAAPAQ, from the coding sequence ATGGCCGCGGTGACGTACGGGCTGATGGCCACGGACGCGACCGCCAAGGCCCTGATGGGTCAGCCCACGCCGGGCGGGATCGCGCTTCAGCCTGCGGCCTCGCAGCTCAAGCACGACGCGCACTTCTTCCACGACGTCATCCTGATGCCGATCATCGTGTTCATCTGCCTGCTCGTGCTGGCGCTGATCGTCTGGATCGCCATCCGCTACAACAAGAAGGCCAATCCGGTGCCCGCGCGCTGGAGCCACAACACGACGATCGAGATCATCTGGACCGTGGCTCCGGTGCTGATTCTCGTATTCATTTCGCTTTTCTCGTTCCGGCTGCTTTTCGCCTATCACGACATGCCGACGCCGGACCTGACGGTGAAGGCCACGGGCAACCAGTGGAACTGGGCCTATGAGTACCCCGACCAGGGCGTGCCCGAATACATCTCCAACATGCTGCCCGAGGCCGAGGCCCGGGCCCGGAACGTGCCCTATCGCCTGGCCGCCGACGAGCCGATCGTCGTGCCGGTCGGCAAGGTGGTCCGGGTGCTGGTCACCGGTGCCGACGTGATCCACGCCTTTGCCCTGCCGGCCTTCGGCCTCAAGACCGACGCCGTCCCCGGCCGGGTCAACGAAACCTGGTTCCGCGCCGAGCGCACGGGCGTCTTCTACGGCCAGTGCTCGGAACTGTGCGGCGTCGACCACGCCTTCATGCCGATCGAGATCCGCGTCGTGACCGAGGCCGAGTTCGCCGCCTGGGTCGTGTCCAAGGGTGGATCGATGACGCCCAAGACCGCCGCCGAAGCGCCGGGCGGCACCGCCGCGCAAGTCGCCGCCGGGACGTCCGACGCCCCCGTGACCACGACGGCCGACGCCGCGACTTCGATCCCGACCGCCCAGACGGCAACCACACCTACGGCCCCCGCTGC